CGCGGCCACGGGCGCACTGGCGGAAGCGCTCCAGAACTGGATGGAACTCGACGGGATGGGGGCCACAGAGGCGCAGGACGCGGATGGCGCCATCGGGCACTTCGCGCGTCGACCGGACGCCGCGGCGTCGTTCGTCGAGACGGAGACGACCGTCCCGGTGGACAGCGTCGGTCCCGACTCGGTCCCCGAAGGTGAGGACGAACTGGCGAAACTTGTCGACCGGGTGACTGCGGCCGGACTCGACCCGTACGCGGCGCGCATCACGACCCGCGACGTCGAGCGACTCGGCTTCGAAGCGGTCCGTGTCGTCTGTCCGACCGCACAGCCGCTCTTCTTCGACGACCCCTACTTCGGCGAGCGCGCCGAACGGGTGCCCGAGTCGCTCGGGTTCGCGCCACGGCTCGACCGGGAGCACCACCCGTTCCCGTAGGTTGGCGCCGTTCGGGTGGGAAAATACGGAGGTTTAGATACCAAACGTCGCGCGCAGCATGTCGCGGGTCCCGGGCCCGAGGCCGACGGCCGTGACCGCGACCAGCAAGAGGAGCGCGTACCGCGGACTGTCCTCCAGGAACTCGTCGTTGAACAGCCACACGACAGCCGAGGCGACGACCAGTTTCACGATGAGGAACGGCCAGGAGGTCCCCAGGACGGCCGTGAGGTTCGCGGGCTGGAGCGCTTCGGTGGTCGAGATGATGAAGGCGTTGGCCGGGTGCTTCGGGTAGTAGGTCAGCGGGACACCCAGCGTGTCCAGCCAGTCCGCGAGGAGGACGTTCGCCACGCCGTCGATGGCGTGGCCCCAGATGACCAGCAGGCCGATGAGCCCGGTGCCCGAGTTCACCTCGGGCTTGAACGCCTCGAACGCCCGGTAGAGCCCGTAGGACAGCGCGGTCGCGATACCGACGGTGACGAGCAGGACCGACGGATACGCCGTCGAGTAGTCGGTGGTGACGGCGACGAACGACAGGTAGACGAGGGTGACGAGGACCAGGACCGACCCGGTGACCGCCGTCGCGCGGTAGTAGTTCTCGATGTACCCCTCCTTCTCGGCCCAGACGGCGGTCACCAGCGTCGCGAGCGTCAGCAGGAAGACGGTGCCGTAGATGACGGGGCTGATGATGAGCGAGCTGAGCGGGTACTCGACGAACGGCGTGAACCCGGCTTCGAGCGCTCGGTCGGTCGCGTCCTCGACGGTTCGCAGCGCGCCGCCCAGCAGCATGAACGGGACGAACGCGAAGTAGAGCTTCGGGTCCTCGGCGATGTCCAGGTTGTCGAGCAGGAGGTAGACGCCGACCAGCATGAAGATGAGGATGAGCATGTAGCCGACCTCGGAGACGACGGTGTAGCCCGGCTCGGCGACGATTCGTCCGTCCTGGATGGCCGCAGCACAGCCGCTCGTAAGCGCTTCCGGTCCGCTGGGCGTCATCACGGCGCAGCTGGCCGCTTTCGCGTCGGCGTAGACCGGGCCCCAGAAGTATCGCCAGAGGAACCCGTCCCAGACGACTCGCGGAACTGCGAGCGCCGCAACGATGCCGACGACGAGGATGGTGACGAACGAGGCGATCCAGAGCCGTTCCGGACCGTACTCGTCGACGACTCGTCCGAAGGTGTTCATGCGTCACAGACCGGCATCGGGAGATTTCAGGCTTCCGGTCCCGTGCGCCGTGTCCGGGAAATCAACCGGCTCGTCAGCTCAGTCTAGCGCGTCCGCAGCGGCGGCCAGCAGTTCGTCGTGAGCCTCGCCGTTCGAGGCGACGAGTCCCTCGCTGTCGAATTCCCACGGCTCGCCGTCCAGGCCGGTCACCGTGCCACCGGCCTCTCGGACCATGTGCACGCCCGCGACGGTATCCCAGAGGTACATCGGGGTCGTGCAGATAGCCCCGTCGAGGCCGCCGTCGGCGACGAACGCGAGCGTCGCCTGGAAACTGCCGATACGACGCATGTCGCCGAACCGTTCGACGACGGCGGTACAGAGGTCGCCGAACTCGGTCCGGTCGTCCCGGTCCCACCACCCGACCGGTGCGACGGCGAACGTCTCCGGGTCCGCTCGGTCGCTGACCGAGACGGTCCGACCGTCACGGGTGACGCTCTCCGGCCCCGCGGCGTACAGGTCGCCGGTGGCCGGGAGGTACGTAGCCGACCCGACCGCCGCGCCGTCGACGGTCGCCGCGACGCTCGTCGTCCACGTGTGTAACCCGCGGACGAAGTTGGCCGTCCCGTCGATTGGGTCGACGACCCACGCGGCGCCACTGTCGGGAACGGCGTCGAGCGCCAGCGGGTCGTCCGCATCGGACTCAGGGCCGACGAACTGCGTCAGTTCCTCCTCGCATACGAAGCCGTCGTCGGGGAACTCCTCGCGGATGGTCGCGACGACCTGCTGCTGGGCGTCCCGGTCCGTCTCGGTCACGTAGTCGTTCTTGTTCGCCTTCGTCTCGACGACCAGGTCGCCGCGGAACGCCTCGCGGGCGACAACGCCCCCGGACCGGGCGGCGCGTTCGGCGACCGCCGCTCGGTGGTGTTCATCAGCCATGTCCCCGTGTTCACAACCGACCCACTAACATCGCTCGGTCTGCTGACGGCTGTACTGGACACTCGGTGCGGCCGTGGTTCGCCTCGGGACGACGTCGTCCTGAGACGGCTGATGAACTCCACCCCAATGAAGCGCCGGGGTACTCGTCCGCGTCCGCTGCCGCTTCGGGTATCTCTGAAGCGGTCGGGCCACGGGACCACCGCCCCATAGTGACTACTGTACGTCATTCCGGTATCGACCGCACCACGGTGTGCGGTCGAACCGGGAAACAGGTACAGCAATCACTATCAGTCGGTTGCCTCGATCTCGGGGGTCTGCGACACGTCCGCCCCGCCCTCGACGACCACCCGGCCCGGGAGCGACGGGTCCGGCTGACGTCCAAGTGTCAACAGCCGCTCGGTGAGTGTAAGCTCCTCCGGACTCGGGTTCGGCTTCTCGATGGGTTCGTACTCGACGGCGACCCCGTCGGCGTCGGCCGCGATACGGACCGCTGCGAGTTGATACGAGGGATAGAACACCGGCGGGAGAATACCCATAATGCCGTCGCGGCGGTGCAGGCGCTTCAGCCACGTCCCGGTGTTGACCAGCACCCCATCGTCGACTGCCTGCACGCGCGGCCGGTGGGTGTGGCCGTAACAGAAGACCGCGGTCTCGGGAGTCTCGGCGAACACCTCACGGGCAGCCGTCTCGTAGGGGGTCTCGTCGTCGACAGTGAGCGCCGTCTCGAAGACGCCGAAGCGCTGGATGGTCTGGCGGACGTCGCGGCGGATGAGGTACAGCGGGATGCCGACCAGCAACACCAGCCCCGCCAGCGACACGTTGAGCACGAGCAGCGACCAGAGCACTGCCCCGGCTGGGCCGAACTGTGAGAGGAAGGTCGCGGTCAATTCGACCGGCACCGACCAGACGCCGGCGAGGTCGAGTCCCGCCAGCACGGCCAGCAGCGCGCTGACGTTGAACAAGAGCAAGAACGGGACCAGCGCGTAGCGCAGGACCGGATGCATCTCGAGGTAGAAGTACTTCGAGAGGAGCCAGACCGGCATCCGCTCGGTCGGCGTCACCGCCTGGACATCCCGGAGCCAGTTGTAGCGTCCGCGGTCCGACAGCCTGCCGGCTCGGCTCGTCACCAGGGTGTTGTAGTAGTAGCCAAGCGGCGTCGCGTGTGGGTTCCCCCAGTCCTCGATCCGGTTGTTCGGGTCGCGCTGGTGGCCGTGTTCGAAGTGGATGGTCCGGCCGTCTATCGGTCGGGTCATCGACTGCTCCTGGACGACGTCGACGTTGTAGTCGTCGAAGCGCTCGACGTACTCGTCGTAGACGGCGAGTTCGTGGTCGTGATTGCCCGGTAAGAGCGTAATCGGGGTGTTTTCACCTGTCGCGTGGAACTGCTCGAACAGTTCGGGGTAGGTCTCGACGAGCGCGTCGAACTTGGCGGGGCCCTCGATCTCCGTGAACTCCCACAGACCGAAGGCGTCGCCGTTGATTATCAGTTCCGCGTTCTCGTCGGTGGTCTCCAGCCGCGTGAGGAACTCGAGCAGTTCGTCGAGGAACGCGGCGTGCTCCAGCTGTTCGTCGCCGCCGATGTGCAGGTCACTGATGACGTAGTACACCGGCTCGGTAGCGTCGGTCACTGGCTACGGCTTTGGACTGGGATTATATGGGGTTTTCCTCGTCGTTCGAGCAGTCGCTCACGACGACCCTACGGGAGCGGGTTTTGCGTGCGCCGCCGGTCGAGTGACTACCTGGGTTGGTGCGCAGGAATTTGCGAGGGAAGACCGCTCCGTGCGAGTCTTCCAGCACTGTTTGCGAGGGACCGCGGTAGGTCCAACAGTGCGAGGGAAGGGATTTGAACCACGGAAAGACGGTCGCGACGGAGTCGCGCTGCGACTTTCCTGCTTCAAACCCTCCGTTTGCATCTTACTCGGCGCGTCGTGCGCCTCGTGCGATGCGAGGGAAGGGATTTGAACCCTTGGACCCCTACGGGAGCGGATCTTGAGTCCGCCGCCGTTTCCTGGCTTGGCTACCCTCGCACGCGTCTCTCGACCAACCACCGTCCAGGGTCGGGCACCGCGATTGGTCCGGTAGAGAGTCACGCCGACTCGTATAAAGGTGCCACGGAAACGCGTCGCCGAACGTCGTCGCGATGCCAGCACTCGTACCAGTTTACTCCAGATAGGGCGTCTCGATGTCGATCTCGACGGGGAGGAACGCGTTCAGCCGGGTGGTGACGCCGTCGAACAGGGTGATGAGCGGCGAGAGTCCCATCTCGACGTACCGGACCGGGGCGGCGACGGTCAGCGCCCAGTCTTTCGCGTTTGCGAGTCCATACGCCTTGGGCACGATCTCGCCGAACAGCAGGATGAGGACGCTCGTGAGGACGGTGGTCGCGACGACCGCTGGACCGGGGGGCAGCGACTGCGCCACGAGGACCGTCACGATGCTCGCGATGGCGATGTTGACGATGTTGTTGCCGACGAGGAGCGTCACGAGAAGGCGGTGTGGGTCGTCGAGCAGTTCCTCGAGCACCTTCGCACGGTCATCGCCCGTCGTCGCTTGCGCGTCGATCCACTCACTGGGCAGGGAGAACACCGCGATCTCCGAACTCGAGAAGAACGCGCTCAACGCGAGCAACGACACGACGGCGACGGCCCCACCGGCCAGAACGAGTACACTGGTCATGGCCTGGCATCGGAGAGCCGAGTCAATAAGCCGTCGCTCTCCTCGGGCCCGCCCACCGGAGGATTCACCCGGCCCGCGAGCGAAGGGTGGCTATGGACGACCACACGCGGGATCCCTCCGTCGCGCCCCCCAGTGGGAACCCGGCCGGCTGGCGCGCCGACGGCCAGTGGGAGCACGCCACCCTCCGGCAGGCGGTGGTCCACGGCGTGCGACTCTACAACTCCGGTGAGTTCCACGAGTCACACGACTGCTTCGAGGACGAGTGGTACAACTACGGCCGCGGGAGCACCGAGAGCAAGTTCCTCCACGGGATGGTCCAGGTGGCCGCGGGCGCGTACAAGCACTTCGACTTCGAGGACGACGACGGGATGCGCTCGCTCTTTCGAACCTCGCTGCAGTACTTCCGCGGCGTCCCGAACGACTACTACGGTGTCGACCTGCTCGACGTGCGGACGACGGTGACCAACGCGCTGTCGGACCCCTCGGTGCTGGAGGGATGGCAGATACGGTTCGACGACGGCTACCCCACTGCCAGGGACGTCGACTTCGAGTACGCCGAGCGCCTGGACTGACACGCCGAATCCACACGACTCTAAAGGCTGGCTTCCCAACGGACGGTAGATGCGAGTCGAGCAGCTGGGTGATGGCGAGCCGGATATCGCGATAGTCGGGAGTATCCACGGCGACGAACCGTGTGGTCGCGACGGCATCGAGGCCGTGCTCGCCGACCCCCCGACAGTGAATCGGCCGGTGAAGTTCATCGTGGTCAACGAGGAGGCGCTGGCGGCGAACCGCCGCTACGTCGACGTCGACGTGAACCGAATCTTCCCGGGTGACCCGGACAGCGACGTCCGCGAAGTGCGCCTCGCCGCCGAACTCGCGGCGGAGATACGTGACTGCACGGTGCTCTCCTTGCACTCCACGCAGTCGTACGACGACATGTTCGCGCTCGTCGACGAGGTGACGCCGCTGGCACGGGAGGTCATCCCGAAGCTGTCCGTCGACGCCATCGTCCGGACGAAGGGGAACAACGAGGGACGACTCTTCTCGGTGGCGCCGGAGGCAATCGAGGTCGAGTGTGGCTACCAGGGGTCGGAGGAAGCCGCGGCGAACGCCGAACAGGTAATCCGCGAGTTCCTCGACGCATTGGGCGTGACAGACACGGTCGCGACGATTCGGAACGCGTCGCTGCCCGTCTTCCAGCTGGGCGACCCGATCCCGAAGTCGACCGCCGACCGCTACGAGGTGTTCGTCCGGAACTTCGAACGCGTCGACGCCGGCGAGGAGTTCGCCGCTGTCGACGGCGAGCCGGTCGTCGCCGAAGAGCCGTTCCATCCGGTCTTGCTCTCGCCGGAGGGCTACGAGGACGTGTTCGGCTATCGGGGTGCGAAGGTCGGCGTCCTGGACTGAGTCACTCCTCCGGCGCCTCGAACTCCACCATCGTCAGGTCGCGGTCCAGCATGCAGTAGTCGTGTGGCGGGTCACCGACGATGGTCTCGATGCGGTACTCCGAGTCGAACTCGGCACCGGCCGGTTCACAGTAGGGGTGACTCGGGCACTCGGTGTGGGGACAGGGGCCGGCGAGCGATGCCTTGCTGCCGGCGAACGCGCCCTTCGTCGGGACGTTGGCGCGTATCGGCGCGGCCTCGACCTCGACGGCCCGGACGCCGCCCTCGTGGACCGCGCAGTCGAGCGTCTGGCCGTTCTCGCGGACGTCGGAGATGCGGTACCGGCGACCGGGCGTGAGGTTGAGACACTGCGTGCGGTACGGACAGCCAGCACAACCGCTGGCCTCTCCGTGGTAGACGAACTCCTCGCCCACCTCTGCGAGGCGGGTGCCGACGAGCGTGACAGTTGACATAGCCGTGTCTACTCCGCGGCGGCAGTTAAGGGTCAGGACCGGCCGGTGCGCTCGTCGAGTTCGTCGAGGTACTCCGGACGGGGCACCTGATAGAGCGCCCGGTAGTCGAACTCGCCGGTCGCGAACCGGTTCGCGAGGTCCACGGCCCCCGCGACGGCGCTGTCCCGGTCGTCGTACCGGTCGGCGCTCGCGTCGACGTCGGGTTCCAGGTAGAGCGTCACGAACCAGTCGTCGCCAGTGCGGTCCGCACCGGGCCGGCGGGTCCGCCGGCCCCGGGTGAGGTAGATGGTCGGCAGACACGGCGCTGGGAACGCGTGGCTGTCGAAGACGTCCGGACGGTACGCGAGCACGAGCTTCTCGGCGCTCTCGGTCCACACCGTCCAGTCGTCGGCCAGCGAGTCCAGTCCCATATCGGACCCCTCTGGTCCGGGAAACATGAAGGCCGCGGTCGCATCCGGAAGACGGGTATATAAGTAACGCCGTGATGTCTTGGGAGGTGTTGGCATACCATCGCCGCGCTGTCGGTGTATTTCAACTGCATATCTGTCTGTAAAAAGACGGAACTTAAGGGGGATGGGGAAAAGGCTCATATGCCTGAAGCCCTCAAACAATAAATAGTATCGGAAGCAGTCCCGCACTGTCCCCGCTACCGTCCCGGGCAACCGTCCTACCCCGCTCGGGAGTCAGACATGGCAAGGATTCGTACTACTGCCGACCCACTGCCCCGGGTCGGTCGTCGGCCGCTGGCAAGCACGCGCAGAGCGGTCGATAGACGCCGGGCCAGGACTGCAACCGACACACCTCGCGGGCCCCGCCCGCCTCGTTCCGTGGTCGAACACCACAGCGTGCTGTTTCGAGACCAACCTACGACGATAGCATGAGCAAGAACAAAGAGACACTCGAAGCGCTGAGCAGGGAGTACCGTGATTCGATACCGGCGGACCTCCGGACGACACACACGTTCGACTGGTATCTCGACCAGCTCTACGAGGAGCCGCGGATCGGCCGGAACGCCCACCAGCGCGTCGCGGACATGTTCGACTTCTACGGGACGTCGTACGACGAGGACGCCGGTGTCGTCGAGTACGAACTCGCGAGCGAGGACCCGCTCAACGACGGCGAGAACACGTTCTACGGCCGCGTCATCCACGAGGCCATCCACGAGTTCGTCAACAAGGTCAAGTCCGGCGCCCGCGGCCTCGGGCCCGAGAAACGTATCAAGCTCCTGCTGGGCCCGGTCGGGTCGGGCAAGTCCGACTTCGACCGCCAGCTGCGCCGGTACTTCGAGGACTACACACGCCGCGACGAGGGACGGATGTACACCTTCCGGTGGACGAACCTCGGCGACGTCATCCACGACCAGGACCCGGCCGACGACGTGGTCCGGTCACCCATGAACCAGGACCCCATCGTCCTCCTCCCACAGGAACAACGCGACCGCGTCATCGACGATATCAACGAGGAACTCGACGCTCCCTACACCATCCGCAACGAGCAGGCGCTCGACCCCGCCTCCGAGTTCTACATGGACAACCTGCTGGCTCACTACGACGACGACCTGCAGGCCGTCCTCGAGAACCACGTCGAGATCATCCGGTTCGTCGCCGACGAGAACCAGCGCCAGGGTATCGAGACGTTCGAACCGAAGGACAAGAAGAACCAGGACGAGACGGAGCTGACCGGCGACGTCAACTACTCGAAGATCGCCATCTACGGCGAGTCGGACCCCCGGGCCTTCGACTACTCCGGGGCGTTCTGTAACGCCAACCGCGGCCTGTTCTCCGGCGAGGAGCTGCTGAAGCTCCAGCGGGAGTTCCTCTACGACTTCCTGCACGCCAGCCAGGAACAGACCATCAAGCCGAAGAACAACCCCCGCATCGACATCGACCAGGTCATCGTCGGCCGGACGAACATGCCCGAGTACCGGGACAAGAAGGGCGACGAGAAGATGGAGGCGTTCAACGACCGCACGAAGCGCATCGACTTCCCCTACGTCCTCCAGTACGAGGAGGAGGCCCGCATCTACCGGAAGATGCTCCGCAACGCCGACCTTCCGGACATCAAAGTCGAGCCACACACCCTCGAGATGGCCGGCCTGTTCGGCGTGCTGACCCGCATCGAGGAACCGGACACGAAGTCGATCGACCTCGTGCAGAAGGCCAAGGCCTACAACGGCGAGATCGACGAGGCCGACGACGTCGACGTGAAGAAGCTCCGCGAGGAGGCCGACCAGCGGGCGGACATCGGCGAGGGGATGGACGGCGTCTCTCCGCGGTTCATCGGCGACGAGATCGCCGAAGCCATCATGGACTCGATGCACCGCGACCGGCAGTTCCTCTCGCCGCTGACGACGTTCAACCACCTCGAGGGCAACCTGGAGAACCACGGCTCCATCGACGAGGAGATGTTCGACGAGTACTACCGCTACCTCGAACTCGTCCGCGAGGAGTACAAGGAGCGGGCCATCGAGGACGTCCGCCACGCGCTGGCCTACGACATGGACGAGATCCAGCGCCAGGGCGAGAAGTACATGGACCACGTGATGGCCTACATCGACGACGCCACCGTCGAGGACGAGCTCACGGGCAGGGAGCAGGAACCCGACGAGCAGTTCCTCCGGTCGGTCGAGGAGAAGCTCAACCTCCCCGAGGACCGCAAGGACGACTTCCGACAGGAGGTCTCGAACTGGGTCTCCCGGCGCGCCCGCGAGGGCGACACGTTCAACCCGCAGGACAACGACCGCCTGCGCCGTGCGCTCGAACGCAAGCTCTGGGAGGACAAGAAGCACAACATCAACTTCTCGGCGCTGGTGTCGAGCTCGGAGATGGACGACGACGAGCGCAACAAGTGGATCGACGCGCTCATCGAGCAGGGCTACGGCGAAGAGGGCGCAAAGGAGGTGTTAGAGTTCGCCGGTGCCGAGGTCGCAAAGAGTGAGATGGAAGAGTAATGTCGGGTGAGGAGTTCATCGGACGGGCGGACGAATCGCTGGACCGGACCTACGAGGCCCCGATGAGCCTCGGCGAGTACGTCGACACGGTCCTCGAGGAGCCCGAGATAGCCTCCCACGCGTCGAAGTACCTGCTCGCGGCTATCGAGGACGCCGGGACGCGGACGGTCATCGAGGAGGGCGACGAGAAACAGCGCTACCGCTTCTTCGATGACCCGCACAACGACGGCGAACACGCCATCCTCGGGAACACCGAGGTGCTGAACCGGTTCGTCGACGACCTGCGCTCAATCGCCGCCGGCCGCGGGAAAGACGAGAAGATAATCTGGCTCGAAGGCCCCACGGCGACTGGCAAGTCCGAGCTCAAACGGTGTCTCATCAACGGGCTGCGTGAGTTCTCGAAGACGCCAGCCGGCCGGCGCTACACCGTGGAGTGGAACGTCGCCGGCGCGGGCGAGGACGACCCGGGCCTGACCTACGGCAGCCAGACCGTCGAGGACGAGGACGACTGGTACGAGAGTCCGGTACAGGTCCACCCCCTGACCGTGTTCCCCGAAGACGTGCGACGCGAGATACTCGACCGGGTGAACGAGCGGCTCGACGACCACATCGAAGTCCGCGTCGACGGGCAACTGGACCCCTTCTCGCGGGAGGCCTACGACTACATCGAGGAGCAGTACCGCCGACAGGGCGTCAGGAACCTGTTCTCCTCGGTGACCGACCCGAAGCACCTCCGTGTGAAGAACTTCGTCGTCGACGTCGGTCGCGGAATCGGCATCCTCCACTCGGAGGACGAGGGGACCCCCAAGGAGCGCCTCGTCGGCTCGTGGATGCACGGGATGCTCCGCGAGCTGGACTCCAGGGGCCGGAAGAACCCCCAGGCGTTCAGTTACGACGGCGTCCTCTCGCAGGGCAACGGCCTGCTGACCATCGTCGAGGACGCAGCCCAGCACGCCGACCTGCTCCAGAAACTGCTGAACGTCCCCGACGAGAGCCGGGTCAAACTCGACAAGGGCATCGGAATGGACATCGACACGCAACTCGTCATCATCTCGAACCCCGACCTCGAAGCCCAGCTCAACCAGCACGCCGAGCGCGAGGGGCAGGACCCGCTGAAAGCGCTGAAACGACGGCTCGACAAGCACGAGTTCACCTACCTGACGAACGTCTCGCTGGAGGCCCAGCTGCTCCGGCGGGAGCTGACCAACGAGACGACCGTCTGGGACCCGAGGTCCTGGGAGGATCTCGAAGACCGGATTCAGGAGCCGCTGACGATTACGGTCCGCAGCGACCTGGACACGGTGACAGAGAAGGAGCTGGCGCCTCACGCCGTCGAGGCGGCAGCGCTGTACGCCGTCGTCTCGCGGCTGGATACGGCCCAGCTACCCAACGGCCTCGACCTGGTCGACAAGGCGCTGCTGTTCGACCGGGGGTACCTGATGGAGGGCGACGAGCGGCTGGACATCGAGGACTTCGACCTCCAACCGACGGACGACGACGGGGAGCACGGCATCCCAGTCACCTACGTGCGAGACGTCATCGCAGACCTGCTCCACGAGACGCAGGACCGCCATCACCCCGACTTGCCCGTCGAACACGTCATCATGCCCCGTGACGTGCTGAACGCCGTCGCGGACGGCCTCGACGACGCGCCGGTGTTCTCGGCCGGCGAGGCCGGCGAGTACGAGGAGCGCGTCGTCCAGGTGAAAAACGAGATATTCAGCGAACAGGAACGGGACGTCCTCGACGCACTGATGCGGGACAAGCGGGTCGACGAGGCCACCGTCGAGGAGTACATCGAGCACGTCTACGCCTGGGAGTCCGACGACCAGATTACGAACGACCGCGGCGAGTTCGTCGACCCCGACCCGCTGAAGATGAAGGTGTTCGAGATAGAGCACCTCGGCCGGTTCGACGAGTCGAACTACAGCGGCAACGACCCGGACGAGGCCGTTCGGTCGTTCCGGACGGACAAGATAATCACCGCGCTGAACCGCCACGCGTGGCAGCGCCGCGACGAGGAGTTCCGCGTCAGCGATGTCAACCCGAAGGAGATTCCGGTCATCAAGACCGTCCTCGGCAGCCACGACTGGGACGACGTCCGACGGACCTACGAGGACTTCGACCCACGACAGTGGGACAACCCACCGTCCGGCACGCAGACGGCCCGCCTCAAGCAGAAGGCGACGGAGAACATGGTCGAGATGTACGACTACAGCCCCGCGTCGGCCGAACTGACCAGCCGACACGTCATGAAACAGGTGAGCTACCGATGGGACTGAAAGACGACCTCGAACGGTACCGCGAAGTCGGTGAGGAGCGCCGCCAGGACTTAGCGGAGTTCATCCAGTACGGCGACCTTGGCCAGTCCCGTGGCGACAGCGTCCGAATCCCCATCAAAATCATCGACCTCCCCAGCTTCGAGTACGACCAGCGGGACAAGGGCGGGGTCGGCCAGGGCGAAGGGGCAGAGCCGGGGGACCCGGTCGGCCAGCCACAGCCTCAGCCGGGCGACGGCGACGAGGACGGGGAACCCGGCGAGGAGGGTGGCGAGCACGAATACTACGAGATGGACC
This DNA window, taken from Haloarcula ordinaria, encodes the following:
- a CDS encoding PrkA family serine protein kinase, which codes for MSGEEFIGRADESLDRTYEAPMSLGEYVDTVLEEPEIASHASKYLLAAIEDAGTRTVIEEGDEKQRYRFFDDPHNDGEHAILGNTEVLNRFVDDLRSIAAGRGKDEKIIWLEGPTATGKSELKRCLINGLREFSKTPAGRRYTVEWNVAGAGEDDPGLTYGSQTVEDEDDWYESPVQVHPLTVFPEDVRREILDRVNERLDDHIEVRVDGQLDPFSREAYDYIEEQYRRQGVRNLFSSVTDPKHLRVKNFVVDVGRGIGILHSEDEGTPKERLVGSWMHGMLRELDSRGRKNPQAFSYDGVLSQGNGLLTIVEDAAQHADLLQKLLNVPDESRVKLDKGIGMDIDTQLVIISNPDLEAQLNQHAEREGQDPLKALKRRLDKHEFTYLTNVSLEAQLLRRELTNETTVWDPRSWEDLEDRIQEPLTITVRSDLDTVTEKELAPHAVEAAALYAVVSRLDTAQLPNGLDLVDKALLFDRGYLMEGDERLDIEDFDLQPTDDDGEHGIPVTYVRDVIADLLHETQDRHHPDLPVEHVIMPRDVLNAVADGLDDAPVFSAGEAGEYEERVVQVKNEIFSEQERDVLDALMRDKRVDEATVEEYIEHVYAWESDDQITNDRGEFVDPDPLKMKVFEIEHLGRFDESNYSGNDPDEAVRSFRTDKIITALNRHAWQRRDEEFRVSDVNPKEIPVIKTVLGSHDWDDVRRTYEDFDPRQWDNPPSGTQTARLKQKATENMVEMYDYSPASAELTSRHVMKQVSYRWD